One Paraglaciecola mesophila genomic region harbors:
- a CDS encoding electron transfer flavoprotein subunit alpha/FixB family protein, which translates to MAILIYAEHDNSQLKSETHKLVNAATKMGDDLHLLVVGHECADVASQASEVDGVSKVLVADNKAYEHQLAENVAELVAELGKDYSHVVCAATTTGKNFMPRVAALLDVAQLSDVIGVQSSDTFVRPIYAGNAIATVQSSDSIKVLTIRTSTFDANGTGNNAPVETIDVVKTSEISAFVSAELTESERPELTAADIVISGGRGMQNGENFKLLDGIADKLGAAMGASRAAVDAGFVPNDMQVGQTGKIVAPQLYIAVGISGAIQHLAGMKDSKVIVAINKDEEAPIFQVADYGLVGDLFDVLPELEAAL; encoded by the coding sequence ATGGCGATACTTATATATGCAGAGCACGATAACAGCCAATTAAAGTCTGAAACCCATAAGCTCGTTAATGCGGCGACTAAAATGGGTGATGACCTTCACCTACTCGTTGTGGGACATGAATGTGCTGACGTCGCATCTCAAGCAAGCGAAGTTGATGGTGTCAGTAAAGTACTTGTCGCTGACAACAAAGCGTATGAGCATCAGCTAGCTGAAAACGTTGCTGAGTTAGTTGCTGAATTAGGTAAAGACTACAGTCACGTGGTTTGCGCAGCGACTACCACAGGTAAGAACTTTATGCCCCGCGTTGCCGCATTGTTAGATGTCGCACAATTATCTGATGTGATTGGCGTACAAAGTAGTGATACGTTTGTACGTCCTATTTATGCAGGTAACGCTATTGCTACCGTTCAATCAAGTGACAGCATTAAAGTATTAACAATACGTACGTCTACTTTTGATGCCAATGGCACGGGCAATAACGCCCCAGTTGAAACAATTGATGTGGTTAAAACCTCAGAAATTTCAGCCTTTGTTAGCGCAGAGCTTACTGAATCTGAACGTCCTGAACTGACCGCTGCCGACATCGTCATTTCCGGTGGACGTGGAATGCAAAACGGTGAGAACTTTAAATTGCTAGATGGTATTGCGGATAAGCTCGGTGCGGCGATGGGCGCTTCACGTGCTGCCGTTGATGCAGGCTTTGTGCCGAATGATATGCAGGTTGGGCAAACGGGTAAAATAGTCGCACCGCAATTATATATAGCAGTGGGGATCTCTGGCGCGATTCAACACCTTGCGGGTATGAAGGACTCCAAGGTCATAGTGGCGATTAATAAAGATGAAGAAGCGCCTATTTTTCAAGTCGCTGACTATGGTTTAGTCGGTGATTTGTTTGATGTATTACCTGAATTAGAAGCTGCTTTATAA
- a CDS encoding beta-galactosidase has translation MSTLNNDTLNIGVCDYPEHVPQNEWGVHAEQQRALGLTYVRLAEFSWAKIEPKDGVFDWQWLDEAVATYVAKGLKIVMCTPTATPPAWLVKKFPHILAVDAQGQTMRFGSRRHYDHASETYRKECKRITTEIAKRYGQHADVIGWQTDNELGHEGTAVSYGGASAERFPKWLEARYQTLEALNEAWGCAFWSQDYSDWSQICPPNLTAVRQPNPSQALDYQRFCSDMIDEFQQLQIEVLRALSPDRFITHNFVIFAQEFDLYKVAKNLDFVAWDSYPIGMLEFFATWESEETKTEFARTGHPDLVSFNHDLYRGIKGGKDFWIMEQQCGHANWAQYNPLPAKGAVQLWTAQAWAHGASCVTYFRWRASHMAQEIMHSGLLQQDGRADRGYQEVKDFDPSQFALEKVDAKVALLHDYNSLWAYNLQPHNKDLNYWHQFMMFYSALRELGVDVDIIHPEQLTDKQYALVVAPALTLMTDKTASILNLCAKSCPIVFGPRTAFRHDSGRVANKGQFEFIEELVGIKLANFDSLRPTLEQTIRCTNHNTDFTAKLWCESYEVNSAVATHTYTHGPMAGLAAVTQKDKVSVIGALSTGLISSVLMEALRGAGIETYRLPKGLRLSKRGNTTLVQNFNQQAVEWQGVTYPGVSFTTLE, from the coding sequence ATGTCTACTTTAAATAACGACACTTTGAATATTGGCGTGTGCGATTACCCTGAACACGTACCTCAGAATGAATGGGGAGTACACGCAGAACAACAACGCGCTTTAGGCTTAACGTATGTCCGATTAGCAGAGTTTTCTTGGGCTAAAATTGAGCCAAAGGACGGTGTGTTTGATTGGCAATGGCTAGATGAGGCCGTTGCTACGTATGTTGCAAAGGGTCTTAAGATAGTGATGTGCACGCCCACAGCTACGCCACCTGCTTGGTTAGTGAAAAAGTTTCCACATATTTTAGCAGTTGATGCCCAAGGGCAGACCATGAGATTTGGCTCGCGTCGTCACTATGACCATGCCAGTGAAACATACCGTAAAGAATGCAAGCGCATTACCACTGAGATAGCGAAGCGTTATGGTCAACATGCTGACGTGATAGGTTGGCAGACCGATAACGAATTAGGCCATGAAGGTACAGCGGTGTCGTATGGTGGAGCGAGCGCTGAGCGTTTTCCTAAGTGGCTTGAAGCGCGCTACCAAACTTTAGAAGCATTAAACGAAGCCTGGGGCTGTGCCTTTTGGAGTCAAGATTACTCTGATTGGTCGCAAATTTGCCCGCCAAATTTAACAGCTGTTCGCCAGCCTAACCCATCGCAGGCGTTAGATTATCAACGCTTTTGCTCAGACATGATAGATGAGTTTCAACAACTGCAAATAGAGGTGCTTAGAGCATTATCACCTGATCGTTTCATCACACATAATTTTGTGATTTTTGCCCAAGAATTTGATTTATATAAAGTCGCTAAAAACCTAGACTTTGTTGCTTGGGATAGCTATCCAATCGGTATGCTTGAGTTTTTCGCGACCTGGGAGAGCGAGGAAACAAAAACAGAGTTCGCCCGCACTGGTCACCCTGACTTGGTTAGTTTTAATCACGATTTATATCGCGGCATTAAAGGTGGGAAAGATTTTTGGATAATGGAGCAGCAATGCGGTCACGCGAATTGGGCGCAGTATAATCCGTTACCCGCTAAAGGAGCAGTGCAATTATGGACAGCACAGGCTTGGGCTCATGGGGCAAGCTGTGTGACTTACTTCAGATGGCGCGCAAGCCATATGGCGCAAGAAATAATGCATTCCGGATTATTGCAACAAGATGGCCGTGCTGATCGAGGCTATCAAGAAGTGAAAGACTTTGACCCTAGCCAATTCGCGCTTGAAAAAGTAGATGCAAAAGTTGCCCTGTTACATGATTACAACAGTCTATGGGCTTACAATTTACAGCCTCACAATAAAGATTTGAATTATTGGCATCAATTCATGATGTTCTACAGTGCTCTTAGAGAGTTAGGGGTAGATGTGGATATTATTCACCCTGAACAACTGACTGATAAGCAATATGCACTCGTCGTTGCGCCGGCTCTCACATTAATGACAGATAAAACCGCGTCAATACTAAACCTTTGTGCTAAGTCATGCCCCATTGTTTTTGGTCCACGCACGGCGTTTCGTCATGACTCTGGGCGCGTGGCTAATAAAGGGCAATTCGAATTTATTGAAGAATTAGTCGGGATCAAATTGGCTAATTTTGATTCGTTGCGGCCTACATTAGAGCAAACTATTCGTTGCACCAACCACAACACGGACTTTACCGCGAAACTTTGGTGTGAAAGTTATGAAGTAAACAGTGCTGTTGCCACTCATACTTACACGCATGGACCTATGGCTGGTTTAGCTGCCGTCACCCAAAAAGATAAGGTAAGTGTCATTGGTGCATTGTCAACAGGGTTAATTAGCAGCGTCTTAATGGAAGCATTACGTGGAGCGGGAATAGAGACTTACCGTCTACCCAAAGGCCTAAGGTTGAGTAAAAGAGGCAATACCACGCTGGTACAGAATTTCAATCAACAAGCCGTTGAATGGCAAGGTGTAACATACCCTGGCGTTTCATTTACAACGCTTGAGTAA